In bacterium, the following are encoded in one genomic region:
- a CDS encoding RNA methyltransferase: protein MFGTLTQQQAKDFARLHEKKHREAAGQLLLEGERLVGDVLRSDLRTEMLVIESEMASKYAESAYLAEKKGVSVLHCSARNARKLSDTPHPQGIFALVDMPATDPRAALDAAPADRPVFVLHGIADPGNLGTIMRTTEWFNGASLLLSADSVHPFNSKTLRGSMGSALRLNIGVYPDFDWLEREAERTGRPLVATAAEEGRAPADFPSANPIILLGSEAHGVASPILARTSGTLRIPGGGTESLNIAIAHAILAYAFSLK, encoded by the coding sequence ATGTTCGGTACGCTCACACAGCAGCAGGCGAAGGATTTTGCGCGCCTGCATGAGAAAAAGCACCGCGAGGCTGCAGGACAGCTGCTGCTGGAAGGGGAGAGGCTCGTCGGCGACGTGCTTCGCAGCGATTTGCGCACGGAAATGCTCGTTATCGAGTCGGAAATGGCGTCAAAATATGCAGAAAGTGCATATTTGGCGGAGAAAAAAGGCGTTTCGGTGCTTCACTGCTCCGCGCGCAATGCCCGCAAGCTCTCGGACACGCCGCATCCCCAGGGCATTTTCGCGCTGGTCGACATGCCCGCGACCGATCCCCGTGCCGCGCTGGATGCCGCTCCGGCCGATCGTCCGGTATTCGTACTGCATGGCATCGCCGATCCCGGCAATCTCGGCACCATCATGCGCACGACGGAATGGTTTAACGGCGCATCCCTTTTGCTGAGCGCCGACAGTGTGCATCCCTTTAATTCAAAAACCCTTCGGGGAAGTATGGGCTCGGCATTGCGCCTGAACATCGGCGTGTACCCGGATTTCGACTGGCTCGAACGCGAGGCGGAGAGGACCGGTCGTCCCCTCGTCGCCACTGCGGCGGAAGAGGGCAGGGCGCCGGCGGATTTCCCGTCCGCCAACCCCATCATCCTCCTCGGCAGCGAAGCGCACGGAGTGGCTTCCCCCATTCTTGCGCGTACCTCGGGAACGCTGCGTATCCCGGGCGGAGGAACGGAATCGTTGAATATCGCCATTGCGCATGCGATTCTTGCCTATGCCTTCTCCCTGAAATAA
- a CDS encoding cation transporter, whose protein sequence is MNNEQLLRRALILSVITIVYNVIEGLVSVYFGYADETLALFGFGADSFVEVISGLGILHMIMRMKRAPVMQRDSFERTALRVTGVSFYLLTAGLLAGVVLNIIQDVKPETTLVGIIISSLSILTMYGLMKAKLSVGKALNSDAIIADANCTRTCFYLSIILLASSGLYELFGIAWFDLLGSLGIAYFAFSEGREAFEKASSETLACSCEH, encoded by the coding sequence ATGAACAACGAGCAACTCCTCCGACGGGCGCTGATACTCAGTGTTATTACGATTGTCTACAATGTGATTGAAGGACTCGTCTCTGTGTACTTCGGTTATGCTGATGAGACGCTGGCGCTGTTCGGCTTCGGGGCGGACAGTTTTGTTGAAGTGATTTCAGGACTGGGAATCCTTCACATGATAATGCGCATGAAGCGCGCGCCGGTGATGCAGCGCGATTCCTTTGAACGCACGGCGCTGCGCGTAACGGGAGTGAGCTTCTACCTGCTGACGGCGGGACTCCTCGCCGGGGTCGTCCTCAATATCATACAGGACGTGAAGCCGGAAACCACACTGGTGGGCATCATCATTTCCTCGCTGTCGATACTGACGATGTACGGCTTGATGAAAGCAAAACTCTCGGTCGGCAAGGCGCTGAATTCCGACGCCATCATCGCCGACGCCAACTGCACGCGCACCTGCTTCTACCTCTCAATCATCCTTCTGGCATCGAGCGGACTCTACGAACTCTTCGGCATTGCCTGGTTCGACCTCCTCGGCAGCCTCGGCATCGCATACTTTGCCTTTTCTGAAGGACGCGAAGCCTTCGAGAAGGCCTCAAGCGAAACCCTCGCCTGCAGCTGCGAGCATTAG
- a CDS encoding ABC transporter permease — translation MKLLAIIEHTIREGLARKTIIGFFVISSFFLALTVLAAVFMPESIEMGSPEGKQQTVQIMTDQTIIRQIQAGLTGFINFAALVLSIFATASILPNAMEKGSIDLLLSKPVSRQEIFLGKFLGSLLIVFANVAYYIIGMWLIFGVRTGFWNPGFLAVTLSITYTFVVLYGPMTLIGVSSRSSALTIIVLYVFYFLISPILESREVIAQVASSDAIADVLSVFYYALPRPDALGQFGHALVTGLPLEWSAVWTSALSALAMYVWAAYIFRRKDF, via the coding sequence ATGAAACTCCTCGCCATCATTGAACACACCATACGGGAAGGACTCGCGCGCAAGACCATCATCGGCTTCTTCGTAATATCGAGTTTCTTCCTCGCCCTGACCGTGCTCGCCGCCGTCTTCATGCCCGAATCCATTGAAATGGGTAGTCCCGAAGGCAAGCAGCAGACGGTGCAGATCATGACCGATCAGACCATCATTCGTCAGATACAGGCGGGACTCACCGGTTTCATCAATTTCGCCGCTCTCGTTCTGTCTATTTTCGCGACCGCGAGCATCCTCCCCAACGCGATGGAAAAAGGCAGCATCGACCTGCTGCTCTCGAAGCCCGTTTCCCGCCAGGAAATTTTCCTCGGGAAATTTCTCGGCTCGCTGCTTATCGTCTTCGCCAACGTCGCTTACTATATCATAGGCATGTGGCTGATCTTCGGCGTGCGCACCGGATTCTGGAATCCCGGCTTCCTCGCGGTGACGCTGTCCATCACCTATACCTTTGTCGTGCTGTATGGACCGATGACGCTGATAGGGGTATCCTCAAGGAGTTCGGCGCTGACCATTATCGTGCTGTACGTGTTTTACTTCCTCATCAGTCCCATACTCGAATCCCGCGAAGTCATCGCCCAGGTTGCATCCTCGGATGCCATCGCCGATGTACTCAGCGTGTTTTACTACGCCCTGCCTCGCCCCGACGCGCTCGGACAATTCGGCCATGCGCTGGTGACCGGGCTGCCCCTGGAATGGTCCGCCGTATGGACCTCCGCCCTCTCGGCCCTGGCCATGTACGTATGGGCCGCGTACATCTTCCGGCGCAAGGACTTCTGA
- a CDS encoding phosphatidylglycerophosphatase A codes for MKQQDAAPPHPILYAWYHFLGSFAFTGHAPFASGTVGSAAALALYWVLPWSDNGTLLTLFALVFLFLGIPAASALEKRHGDDPSLVVVDEAVGMWLAVAFLPKIWWVALAAFFLFRIFDIVKPAPARQFDRMRGGGGIMMDDVIAGIYANIVMQIVVALL; via the coding sequence ATGAAACAGCAAGACGCCGCTCCCCCGCACCCCATTCTTTATGCCTGGTATCATTTCCTCGGGAGTTTTGCGTTTACGGGACACGCCCCGTTCGCATCGGGGACCGTCGGCTCGGCGGCGGCGCTGGCGCTGTACTGGGTGCTGCCGTGGAGCGACAACGGGACGCTGCTCACGCTTTTCGCCCTGGTTTTCCTCTTCCTCGGCATCCCGGCCGCATCGGCACTGGAAAAACGTCATGGCGACGATCCCTCCCTCGTCGTGGTGGACGAAGCGGTGGGCATGTGGCTCGCGGTGGCTTTCCTGCCGAAAATCTGGTGGGTGGCGCTGGCGGCATTCTTCCTCTTCCGCATCTTTGATATTGTCAAACCCGCGCCCGCCCGACAGTTCGACCGCATGCGCGGCGGTGGCGGGATCATGATGGACGATGTGATCGCCGGCATTTACGCGAACATCGTCATGCAGATTGTTGTCGCATTGTTGTAG
- a CDS encoding cold shock domain-containing protein, producing MEQGVVKWFNNAKGFGFIKPEEGGDVFVHYKSIEGEGYKKLKGGEIVEYEAQMGPKGMQATIVRKLKEEPVFDEPLP from the coding sequence ATGGAACAGGGCGTCGTGAAGTGGTTTAACAACGCCAAGGGATTCGGGTTTATCAAACCCGAAGAAGGCGGCGATGTGTTTGTCCACTACAAATCGATCGAGGGCGAGGGTTACAAGAAACTCAAAGGAGGCGAAATCGTCGAATATGAGGCGCAAATGGGGCCAAAAGGCATGCAGGCCACCATCGTGCGCAAGCTGAAGGAGGAACCGGTTTTCGACGAACCGCTGCCCTGA
- the ispE gene encoding 4-(cytidine 5'-diphospho)-2-C-methyl-D-erythritol kinase gives MTVRSYAKINLGLYVLGKRDDGFHDLATVFHRVNLYDTLSFEATDSGVTLDCNRDDIPRDSGNLCVRAAEMLLRDERHTGVHMYLEKHIPAGAGLGGGSSNAAAVLRVLPELLGLSVPDEERMEIAAMLGSDVPFFLQDDSAEARGRGEILTPFSWQCPFYILLVYPGIHVSTAWAYGSLRVREPRPEPALREKIMQILHNSDALATVLHNDFEEVVMQQHPEIRHVRDRMMEMGSVGSLMSGSGSSVFGLFETTEQAAECAAQFPDHYVTSVTAPDFSPSHMVGDA, from the coding sequence ATGACGGTACGTTCGTACGCCAAAATCAACCTCGGATTGTATGTGCTCGGAAAGCGCGACGATGGGTTTCACGACCTCGCGACCGTCTTTCATCGCGTCAACCTGTACGATACGCTGAGTTTCGAGGCAACGGACAGCGGCGTTACGCTGGATTGCAACAGGGATGATATTCCCCGCGACAGCGGGAATCTCTGTGTGCGCGCAGCAGAAATGCTGCTGCGTGACGAGCGGCACACCGGCGTACATATGTACCTGGAAAAACACATTCCCGCGGGAGCAGGACTCGGGGGCGGCAGTTCCAACGCGGCCGCCGTGTTGCGCGTATTGCCCGAACTGCTGGGACTCAGCGTTCCTGACGAAGAGCGCATGGAAATCGCTGCGATGCTGGGCTCCGACGTCCCGTTTTTTCTGCAGGACGACAGTGCGGAGGCACGGGGACGCGGGGAAATCCTCACCCCCTTTTCCTGGCAGTGTCCTTTTTACATTCTGCTCGTCTACCCCGGCATTCATGTCTCCACAGCATGGGCCTATGGAAGCCTTCGGGTGCGTGAACCGCGTCCCGAACCCGCCCTTCGTGAAAAAATTATGCAGATTCTGCATAATTCAGATGCGCTGGCCACTGTTCTGCACAACGATTTCGAGGAAGTTGTCATGCAGCAGCACCCCGAAATTCGCCACGTTCGCGACCGGATGATGGAAATGGGGTCTGTCGGATCCCTCATGAGCGGCAGCGGATCGAGCGTGTTCGGCCTCTTTGAAACTACAGAACAGGCAGCAGAATGTGCCGCTCAATTCCCTGATCATTACGTCACCTCCGTGACGGCACCCGATTTTTCCCCCAGCCATATGGTCGGTGATGCGTAA
- a CDS encoding NAD(P)-dependent glycerol-3-phosphate dehydrogenase, translating to MNIGILGAGSWGTTLAALLCEKQHEVTLWSYDAHDVETMRTTRHNSVFLPMLELPEALQLTADIRQAAEGRDMLVISTPSQFVRPVLRGIDGDLIGDATVVNVAKGIENGSLLRISQVVQELWPQLTPGRYAVLSGPSHAEEVCRKRPTTVVAASSNPRTTQNVIETFMTESFRVYGSDDVIGVELGGSLKNVIAIGAGICDGSEFGDNTKAALITRGLAEIRRLGAALNADPHTFAGLSGLGDLIVTTMSRHSRNRHVGVEIGKGRPVREVLSEMTMVAEGVDTTRSAHELALKLGVEMPIIHQMYAILFEDKDPILATQELMNREAKHEGWT from the coding sequence ATGAATATCGGTATACTGGGAGCTGGCAGCTGGGGAACAACGCTTGCCGCCCTGCTCTGCGAAAAACAGCACGAGGTCACCCTCTGGTCGTACGACGCGCATGACGTGGAAACCATGCGTACGACGCGGCATAATTCCGTGTTTCTTCCCATGCTCGAACTGCCGGAAGCGTTGCAGCTGACGGCGGACATCAGGCAGGCGGCGGAGGGACGCGATATGCTGGTGATCTCTACGCCGTCGCAGTTCGTGCGTCCCGTCCTCCGCGGTATCGACGGCGATCTGATCGGGGATGCGACCGTGGTCAACGTGGCCAAGGGCATCGAGAACGGATCGCTGCTGCGCATTTCGCAGGTGGTGCAGGAGCTGTGGCCGCAGCTGACGCCAGGACGATATGCCGTGCTCTCCGGTCCCTCCCACGCCGAGGAAGTATGCCGCAAGCGTCCCACCACTGTCGTCGCCGCATCCAGCAATCCCCGCACCACGCAGAACGTTATCGAAACCTTCATGACGGAGAGTTTCCGGGTGTACGGATCGGATGACGTCATCGGCGTGGAGCTGGGCGGGTCGCTGAAAAACGTGATCGCCATCGGTGCCGGTATCTGTGACGGATCGGAATTCGGCGACAACACCAAGGCCGCGTTGATTACCCGTGGACTCGCGGAAATCCGTCGTCTCGGCGCTGCGCTGAATGCGGATCCGCATACGTTTGCAGGACTCTCCGGGCTGGGCGATCTGATTGTCACCACGATGAGTCGGCACAGCCGCAACCGTCACGTGGGTGTTGAAATCGGCAAGGGTCGTCCCGTGCGCGAAGTCCTTTCCGAAATGACCATGGTCGCCGAGGGTGTCGACACCACACGTTCGGCGCATGAACTGGCGCTGAAGCTGGGCGTGGAAATGCCCATCATTCATCAGATGTACGCCATCCTCTTCGAGGACAAGGATCCGATTCTCGCCACGCAGGAGCTGATGAACCGCGAGGCAAAACATGAGGGCTGGACATGA
- a CDS encoding 5'-nucleotidase C-terminal domain-containing protein, translating to MRRFIHSMFLLLVLALPLQAQRMVELTILHYNDFHSQNVPTTTWLTQDDGSRGKVEVGGSAVLKAYIDRERAADPNPILLHAGDDFQGTPISSITKGRSQFRLLELIQPDVMTLGNHEFDYGADNIRHLLPTVTFPIVSANLWDKTIGAPFVPRYRVLHRDGMAIGVIGLAPPDLAELSLRENVKDLDVLDPAMVTRQTMKELERDFGVKFFIVLSHMGVEVDSALATNVDGIDVIVGGHSHTSLWVPKKINGTVIAQAGDKGRFLGRLSLTVDADEGRVVKSFGKLLPTVVADVTPDPVVGALVEELESEVAAGLSEQIGTLETDWKRSREGESNIGNWETDVMRAYAKADVAFQNSGGIRKDLDAGPITLRDIWEIAPFGNHFVMFQVSGAQLREMIHHQAMVTGEFCQVSGLAYTFDYEAPATQRIRRATVNGRNIKNDEVYSVVTSNYVGGHLHDVFGLPEAEIEVHEVLPTHVDRDVFIDAVRKQKNVRSQVEGRITLIGVKP from the coding sequence ATGCGACGTTTCATACATTCGATGTTCCTTCTGCTCGTGCTGGCGCTTCCGCTGCAGGCGCAGCGCATGGTCGAGCTGACCATTCTGCATTACAATGATTTTCATTCCCAGAATGTGCCGACAACGACCTGGTTGACGCAGGATGATGGCAGTCGCGGGAAAGTCGAGGTGGGTGGCAGCGCGGTGCTCAAGGCGTATATCGACCGCGAACGTGCGGCGGATCCGAATCCCATCCTCCTGCACGCGGGCGATGATTTTCAGGGCACGCCGATCAGCTCGATCACGAAGGGACGATCACAGTTCCGTTTGCTCGAGCTGATACAACCGGATGTGATGACGCTTGGCAATCACGAGTTCGATTACGGCGCGGATAATATCCGGCACCTGCTTCCCACGGTGACCTTCCCGATCGTGTCGGCGAACCTGTGGGATAAAACCATCGGCGCACCGTTCGTACCGCGCTACCGCGTGCTGCATCGCGACGGCATGGCCATCGGGGTCATCGGACTCGCGCCGCCGGACCTGGCGGAACTGAGTCTGCGCGAGAACGTGAAGGATCTCGATGTACTCGATCCGGCCATGGTCACGCGGCAGACGATGAAGGAGCTGGAGCGGGATTTCGGGGTGAAATTTTTCATCGTCCTCAGTCACATGGGCGTGGAAGTCGACAGTGCCCTGGCCACGAATGTGGACGGCATCGATGTGATCGTCGGGGGACATTCCCACACCTCGCTGTGGGTGCCGAAAAAAATCAACGGCACAGTGATCGCACAGGCGGGGGATAAGGGGCGATTTCTCGGACGCCTTTCCCTCACCGTGGATGCGGATGAGGGACGCGTGGTGAAATCCTTCGGGAAACTGCTTCCCACGGTGGTGGCGGATGTGACGCCGGATCCCGTGGTGGGCGCGCTGGTGGAGGAGCTGGAATCAGAAGTAGCGGCTGGACTCAGTGAGCAGATCGGCACGCTGGAAACGGACTGGAAGCGCTCGCGCGAAGGCGAAAGTAACATCGGCAACTGGGAAACCGATGTCATGCGCGCATACGCGAAAGCGGACGTCGCGTTTCAGAACAGCGGCGGGATACGCAAGGATCTCGACGCGGGTCCCATCACCCTCCGCGACATCTGGGAAATCGCGCCTTTTGGAAATCATTTTGTTATGTTTCAGGTGTCCGGCGCACAGCTTCGCGAGATGATTCATCACCAGGCGATGGTGACCGGTGAGTTTTGCCAGGTGAGCGGACTCGCGTACACCTTCGACTACGAGGCTCCCGCGACACAGCGCATCAGGCGGGCGACGGTCAATGGCCGGAACATCAAGAACGATGAAGTGTACTCGGTGGTAACCAGCAATTATGTGGGCGGACACCTGCACGACGTGTTCGGTTTGCCCGAGGCAGAAATCGAGGTGCACGAAGTGCTGCCCACGCATGTGGACCGCGACGTATTCATTGATGCCGTGCGCAAACAGAAGAACGTGCGATCGCAAGTTGAAGGACGTATCACGCTTATCGGAGTAAAACCATGA
- a CDS encoding glycosyltransferase family 39 protein yields the protein MPQITYIDTEAPTPRERRSFWRLLLRLTVRYRVAILAFMAVYRFVGLSFGEMQQWDESIYALRVQDILRFGDIWDQSPHMLSGLYYAVHPPLYVWLSTSLVLLTTDALWVYRLTSAIAAALLIPLVYRIARSSAPAGRALVTTGLFAFAPLPTFYSRQGQLDMLLALGMLAALYFAWRSVQSRRAGDTWLAGLTLGVALLTKFGFALSIPAAVALTTLLETPARRLRTLRVAVLMTIISLPLWVPWFWAMTARHGNGNVFWLFDPALPLGATITGAEGTAKDTGMMFYLNQLVVHFGLLFPFAVVGLLDGLRRESRGMLSWASVFTLLLFVVLLFLKSSFTVYLLPAFPLLFLLAVHGFGLVKRMSNIGATSIAIFAVFCLAWSLFPEGRVAVKQLYTLVLAGNIPGDTLTALLLMAGTTIALLLGVLILVRRRRLRSWLTLPLLYTVAVIIAVTTMYRIWFVDPAKFVDGAQDTVYALETLEADHVLLVGNGDNPQLTWYLGGADIGWVEGEGQRFFRLEPEAMGVDGIRSRAERFADTSRVAMIIEKDEITSGVYRSAQDVMPSNFRIYFETRRYVIAGESELQPNE from the coding sequence ATGCCACAGATCACCTACATTGACACCGAGGCGCCCACGCCGCGCGAACGACGATCCTTCTGGCGCCTCCTGCTGCGCCTGACGGTCCGCTACCGGGTTGCCATACTTGCGTTCATGGCGGTGTACCGCTTTGTCGGACTCTCTTTTGGTGAGATGCAGCAATGGGACGAATCGATTTACGCTCTGCGCGTGCAGGATATCCTGCGCTTCGGGGATATCTGGGATCAGAGTCCCCACATGCTCAGCGGATTATATTACGCGGTGCATCCGCCGCTGTACGTCTGGCTGTCCACCTCGCTTGTGCTGCTGACGACGGATGCCCTGTGGGTGTATCGCCTGACTTCGGCCATCGCCGCCGCGCTGCTGATTCCCCTGGTCTACCGTATCGCGCGCAGCAGCGCTCCCGCGGGACGCGCACTGGTCACGACAGGACTCTTTGCCTTCGCACCTCTTCCCACCTTTTATTCCCGGCAGGGACAACTGGATATGCTCCTTGCACTGGGCATGCTTGCAGCGCTGTATTTCGCATGGCGAAGCGTGCAGAGCCGGAGAGCGGGGGATACCTGGCTGGCGGGACTCACACTCGGGGTCGCCCTGCTCACGAAATTCGGTTTCGCGCTGAGCATCCCTGCCGCCGTTGCACTGACGACGCTGCTCGAAACTCCTGCACGCCGACTGCGCACCCTGCGTGTCGCCGTGCTGATGACCATCATTTCCCTGCCGCTGTGGGTGCCGTGGTTCTGGGCCATGACCGCACGCCATGGGAATGGGAATGTGTTCTGGCTCTTCGACCCTGCACTTCCGCTTGGCGCTACCATTACGGGAGCGGAGGGGACGGCGAAAGACACGGGAATGATGTTTTATCTCAATCAGCTGGTCGTGCATTTCGGACTGCTGTTTCCCTTTGCGGTGGTGGGACTGCTTGACGGACTCCGCCGTGAATCCCGCGGCATGCTGTCATGGGCCTCGGTGTTTACGCTGCTGCTGTTCGTCGTACTGCTTTTCCTGAAATCTTCTTTCACCGTTTACCTGCTCCCGGCCTTCCCGCTGCTTTTCCTGCTCGCCGTGCATGGGTTCGGACTGGTGAAGCGAATGAGCAATATCGGTGCCACGAGCATTGCCATTTTTGCGGTGTTCTGCCTCGCGTGGTCGCTGTTTCCCGAGGGACGTGTGGCGGTCAAGCAACTGTACACGCTCGTGCTTGCAGGGAACATTCCCGGGGATACGCTCACGGCATTGCTGCTGATGGCCGGAACGACGATCGCGCTGCTGCTCGGTGTGCTCATCCTCGTCCGCCGCCGCCGGCTCCGCTCGTGGCTCACACTGCCTCTGCTCTATACCGTCGCTGTCATCATCGCCGTCACCACCATGTACCGCATCTGGTTTGTGGACCCGGCGAAGTTTGTGGATGGAGCGCAGGACACCGTGTACGCACTCGAGACGCTGGAGGCTGATCATGTGCTCCTTGTCGGCAACGGCGACAATCCGCAACTGACATGGTACCTGGGCGGTGCAGATATCGGCTGGGTCGAGGGCGAGGGACAGCGATTTTTCCGTCTCGAACCCGAGGCGATGGGGGTGGACGGCATTCGTTCGCGCGCTGAACGCTTCGCCGATACCTCGCGCGTCGCGATGATTATCGAGAAGGATGAAATCACCTCTGGCGTGTACCGCTCGGCGCAGGATGTCATGCCCTCGAATTTCCGCATTTATTTTGAAACCCGGCGCTATGTCATTGCCGGTGAAAGTGAGCTGCAGCCGAATGAGTGA
- the plsY gene encoding glycerol-3-phosphate 1-O-acyltransferase PlsY yields MYLLSLIIILSYIAGSIPTGLLVGRWLKGVDIRTQGSGNIGSTNVMRTLGWKLGLLVQAGDITKGLFAVLVIARLHYGDFPFNNRTPFDDFTVVQIIAGIAAVIGHIFSVFLNFRGGKGINTAAGMLVGIAPIDISIALIVFVLVLLSTGYVSLGSLSAATAFPSSLFIRFNVFNVDIPSYHTLILFSIAITLLLFYAHRANIRRLLQGQENQFSKLKVLGRKMGSSMKTFMF; encoded by the coding sequence ATGTATCTTCTCAGTCTGATCATCATCCTCAGTTACATCGCCGGCTCGATTCCCACGGGATTGCTTGTGGGACGCTGGCTCAAGGGCGTAGACATCCGTACGCAGGGCAGCGGCAACATTGGCAGCACCAATGTCATGCGCACCCTGGGATGGAAACTGGGATTGCTGGTACAGGCCGGAGACATCACCAAGGGACTCTTTGCCGTGCTGGTTATCGCACGGCTGCATTACGGGGATTTCCCATTCAACAACCGCACGCCGTTTGACGACTTCACCGTCGTGCAGATTATCGCCGGCATCGCAGCGGTTATCGGACACATTTTCTCGGTCTTCCTGAATTTCCGTGGCGGCAAGGGAATCAACACGGCAGCAGGCATGCTCGTCGGTATTGCGCCGATCGACATCTCGATCGCGCTCATCGTCTTCGTGCTCGTGCTGCTTTCCACCGGCTACGTTTCGCTGGGGTCACTGAGCGCAGCGACGGCATTTCCGTCCTCACTCTTCATCCGCTTCAATGTTTTCAACGTCGATATTCCGAGCTATCATACACTGATTCTGTTCAGTATCGCGATTACGCTGCTGCTGTTCTACGCCCATCGCGCAAATATTCGCCGTCTGCTCCAGGGACAGGAAAACCAGTTCAGCAAGCTGAAAGTCCTGGGCCGCAAAATGGGCTCGTCGATGAAGACCTTCATGTTCTAG
- a CDS encoding ABC transporter ATP-binding protein, with the protein MSIIHAEGITKVFNPRKKNGAVKALSDLSLDVREGEIFGLLGPNGAGKTTFIKVLLEIVFPTAGRAELLGAPVGTAAMKSRVGYLPENHRYPDFLTGAGVLNYFGKLSGLSGAKLEERVKDRMKLVNMQDWHKTKIRKYSKGMMQRIGLAQALINDPQLVILDEPTDGVDPLGRKEIRDLLVRLRNEGKTVFLNSHLLSEVEMICDRVAILNKGKLVRLGTVQELTMQDNVFRVGVQGDIPQELFTQWDATRIRAELEGTVLSLTLEDVSTLNEVIDQLRARGVLITEISQKRQSLEDMFIDVISREENA; encoded by the coding sequence ATGTCGATCATACATGCTGAAGGCATTACGAAGGTGTTCAATCCGCGGAAGAAGAATGGCGCGGTGAAGGCGCTTTCGGATCTCTCGCTGGATGTGCGCGAGGGTGAAATTTTCGGATTGCTGGGACCGAACGGTGCGGGGAAAACCACCTTCATCAAGGTGCTGCTGGAAATCGTATTCCCGACGGCGGGACGCGCGGAGCTGCTCGGTGCGCCGGTTGGAACGGCCGCGATGAAATCCCGCGTGGGCTATCTGCCGGAAAACCACCGCTATCCCGATTTCCTCACGGGTGCGGGCGTGCTGAACTATTTCGGCAAGCTGTCCGGTCTTTCCGGCGCGAAGCTTGAAGAACGCGTGAAGGACCGTATGAAGCTGGTCAATATGCAGGATTGGCATAAAACGAAAATCCGCAAGTACTCGAAAGGGATGATGCAGCGTATCGGACTCGCGCAGGCGCTGATCAATGATCCCCAGCTTGTCATTCTCGATGAACCGACGGATGGCGTGGATCCACTGGGACGCAAGGAAATCCGCGATCTTCTCGTGCGTCTGCGCAACGAGGGTAAAACGGTATTCCTCAATTCCCACCTGCTCTCGGAGGTGGAAATGATCTGTGACCGCGTGGCCATCCTCAACAAAGGGAAACTCGTCCGCCTCGGCACCGTGCAGGAACTGACGATGCAGGACAACGTCTTTCGCGTCGGCGTACAGGGAGATATCCCCCAGGAACTGTTCACGCAGTGGGATGCGACGCGCATCCGTGCCGAGCTTGAAGGCACGGTGCTGAGCCTGACCCTTGAAGACGTTTCCACGCTCAACGAGGTCATAGACCAGCTGCGTGCAAGAGGCGTGCTTATCACGGAGATCTCGCAGAAACGACAGAGTCTCGAGGATATGTTCATTGACGTCATTTCGCGGGAGGAAAACGCATGA
- the pgsA gene encoding CDP-diacylglycerol--glycerol-3-phosphate 3-phosphatidyltransferase gives MFSTLANKLSLFRMLLSPVFFFLLISENTLLNQLSLAVFLIAAVTDWYDGEIARRSGTVTNLGKFLDPLADKFLTSAAFLAFAFLAYVPWWMVMVIVIRDLLITLLRSFAESRNMHIATSKSAQTKTFIQMAVLYYLLLVIVGQDVSWVRGIVGSAFETLLHPTLTYVLMLAVTLITLLTGVQYLIDNRRLVIQLLRKPKQIAG, from the coding sequence ATGTTTTCCACCCTCGCAAATAAGCTCTCGCTCTTCCGGATGCTGCTATCCCCCGTCTTTTTTTTCCTGCTCATCTCGGAAAACACCCTGCTCAATCAGCTTTCGCTGGCGGTGTTCCTCATCGCGGCGGTGACGGACTGGTATGACGGGGAGATCGCGCGGCGCAGCGGCACGGTGACGAACCTGGGGAAATTCCTGGATCCGCTGGCGGATAAATTTCTCACGTCCGCCGCCTTCCTGGCCTTCGCCTTCCTCGCCTACGTCCCATGGTGGATGGTCATGGTCATCGTCATACGCGACCTGCTGATCACGCTGCTGCGCTCGTTCGCGGAAAGCCGCAACATGCATATCGCCACCTCCAAATCCGCCCAGACCAAGACATTCATTCAGATGGCCGTGCTCTACTACTTACTGCTCGTCATCGTGGGACAGGACGTTAGCTGGGTGCGCGGCATCGTCGGCTCGGCCTTCGAGACGCTGCTGCATCCCACACTGACGTACGTGCTGATGCTCGCGGTCACGCTGATCACGCTGCTCACAGGAGTGCAGTACCTGATCGACAACCGGCGCCTCGTCATTCAACTGCTGCGAAAACCCAAACAGATCGCCGGATAA